One stretch of Flavobacterium sp. 9 DNA includes these proteins:
- a CDS encoding arylsulfatase gives MRKKLFLLAFLVVTQFQLFAQEKQPNIIVILADDLGFSDIGAFGSEIKTPNLDKLAKNGLIIKQFYNAGRCCPSRASLLTGLYPHQAGVGDMVQDKGFPAYQGYLNEHCITIGQALKEAGYSTIVSGKWHVGLVPSAWAVNRGFDDSFTLQNNGSSYFNSQPLYNDGRKITFLKGDKEIIRTDTSTYLTQEITNFAISSLEKQRNEQKPFFLYVAYNAPHWPIQALPEDIAKYKGKYLQGWDKLRASRFKKLKELGIIDKNWGLSNRFEKVPDWEKLSTDEKDKWDTRMAIYAAMIDRMDAGIGEILQKVKSLGEEDNTIVLFLSDNGGSADDVKNWNYVTQKNGTPGSVASIDSYETPWGNVSNTPFQLFKKNTHEGGIASPFIAYYPKHIKAGTVSNRVSHVIDIFPTFLEYAGLTYPDAFQGKSLTPLEGISLKKEFEGQQSDAHEALFWEHEGSKAVRKGNWKAVAENNQPWELYNLATDRTETKNVAKSEPKLLESLIELHQQWSKKVGVEDWNKIK, from the coding sequence ATGAGAAAAAAACTGTTCCTACTAGCCTTTTTGGTTGTTACACAATTTCAGCTGTTTGCACAGGAAAAGCAACCTAATATCATCGTCATTTTGGCCGATGATTTAGGTTTCTCAGATATTGGCGCTTTTGGCTCAGAAATCAAAACTCCAAATTTGGATAAACTCGCCAAAAACGGGCTTATTATAAAACAGTTTTACAATGCAGGGCGCTGTTGTCCTTCTCGCGCTTCATTGCTCACAGGTTTATATCCGCATCAGGCAGGCGTTGGCGATATGGTTCAGGACAAAGGATTTCCGGCTTATCAAGGATATTTAAACGAGCATTGCATCACGATTGGGCAAGCACTAAAAGAAGCAGGATATAGTACAATAGTTTCAGGAAAATGGCATGTTGGTTTAGTGCCATCAGCCTGGGCGGTTAATAGAGGATTTGATGATTCTTTTACGTTACAAAACAACGGAAGCAGTTATTTTAACTCGCAGCCTTTATATAACGACGGAAGAAAAATTACTTTTTTGAAAGGAGATAAAGAAATTATTCGCACGGATACTTCAACATATCTGACTCAGGAAATTACCAATTTTGCCATTAGTTCTTTAGAAAAACAGCGAAACGAGCAAAAGCCTTTTTTTCTGTATGTTGCTTATAATGCGCCACATTGGCCAATTCAGGCATTGCCGGAAGATATTGCAAAATACAAAGGTAAATACCTGCAAGGTTGGGATAAATTGAGAGCAAGCCGTTTTAAAAAATTAAAAGAACTGGGAATTATTGATAAAAACTGGGGCTTATCAAATCGTTTTGAAAAAGTGCCTGATTGGGAAAAACTAAGCACCGATGAAAAAGATAAATGGGATACCCGAATGGCAATTTATGCCGCAATGATCGACCGAATGGATGCCGGAATTGGAGAAATTCTGCAGAAAGTAAAGTCGTTGGGAGAAGAAGATAATACAATTGTTCTCTTTCTTTCGGATAATGGAGGAAGTGCCGATGATGTGAAAAACTGGAATTATGTTACACAAAAAAATGGAACACCAGGTTCAGTTGCGTCGATTGATAGTTATGAAACTCCGTGGGGAAATGTGAGCAACACGCCTTTTCAATTATTCAAAAAGAACACGCACGAAGGCGGAATTGCTTCTCCTTTTATAGCTTATTATCCAAAGCATATTAAAGCAGGAACAGTAAGCAACCGAGTAAGTCATGTGATTGATATTTTCCCAACTTTTCTGGAATATGCAGGTCTTACATATCCAGATGCTTTTCAAGGAAAAAGTCTCACGCCATTAGAAGGAATTAGCTTAAAAAAAGAATTTGAAGGACAACAATCTGATGCACATGAAGCCTTGTTTTGGGAACATGAAGGCAGCAAAGCAGTTAGAAAAGGCAATTGGAAGGCTGTCGCCGAAAACAATCAGCCTTGGGAATTATACAATCTTGCTACAGACAGAACAGAAACAAAAAACGTAGCAAAATCAGAACCCAAACTGCTCGAATCCCTGATTGAATTACACCAACAATGGTCAAAAAAAGTAGGCGTCGAAGATTGGAATAAAATAAAATAA
- a CDS encoding arylsulfatase, whose product MKKFKNNIAIKSPQKGLLITALLLAQVSFAQTKPDEFKGVIGKTLAESKEYWPEPVTPPKGAPNVVWIILDDVGYGASSAFGGQIETPVLESLANNGLRYTNFHTTAICAPTRSALLTGSNSHKVHVGGFSHTIMSAGFPGWDGRLPSKNGTVAEILRDKGYNTFGVGKYGITPDEEATDAGPFDHWPTGKGFEHFYGFLGSATDQYKPDLIEDQAHITPDGRHLSEQITDKAISYIQKQQKAAPGKPFFLYYSPAAVHAPHQVAQKWSDPYKGKFDDGWDAYREKTLANQKKLGVIPADAVLPERNSLIADWKKLTPDQKKVYSKFMEVYAGYLTYTDYEIGRLVTYLKESNQLENTVVFVLIGDNGASKEGTLQGAVDRQTYVNGDTEEKVFQNNLNRIGEIGTPQTYTNYPLGWAQATNTPFKYWKQDANSEGGTHNPLIVYYPKGIKTPGIRTQYSHVIDILPTTLDILGVKAPESIREVKQDTIQGYSFYNSLNDAKAVSLHKIQHYYIFGSRAIYNDGWKAAAAHHPNSIEVKEALNNKANLPPSDFDKDVWELYNINEDFNERKDLAKKYPEKVAELKKLFDQQAKKNNLYPLIDWQDVYLRKIHKTPSTEGKSAQELLTKANK is encoded by the coding sequence ATGAAAAAGTTTAAAAATAACATTGCAATCAAAAGTCCGCAAAAAGGGCTTTTGATTACTGCATTGCTTCTTGCACAAGTGAGTTTTGCACAAACAAAACCAGACGAATTTAAAGGAGTTATTGGCAAAACCTTAGCCGAATCTAAAGAATATTGGCCGGAACCGGTTACGCCTCCTAAAGGCGCGCCAAATGTCGTTTGGATTATTCTGGATGATGTTGGTTACGGAGCTTCAAGTGCTTTTGGAGGTCAGATAGAAACTCCGGTTTTAGAGAGTTTAGCCAACAACGGATTGCGATACACCAATTTTCATACAACGGCAATTTGTGCTCCTACCCGTTCCGCTTTATTGACCGGAAGTAATTCGCATAAAGTGCACGTTGGAGGATTTTCTCATACTATAATGTCGGCTGGATTTCCGGGTTGGGACGGAAGATTACCTTCTAAAAACGGAACCGTTGCAGAGATTTTACGTGATAAAGGATACAATACTTTTGGCGTAGGTAAATATGGAATTACGCCTGACGAAGAAGCAACAGATGCAGGACCGTTTGATCATTGGCCAACAGGAAAAGGATTTGAACATTTCTACGGATTTTTGGGTTCTGCAACAGATCAGTACAAACCAGATTTAATTGAAGATCAAGCTCATATTACGCCTGACGGAAGACATCTTAGCGAGCAAATCACCGATAAAGCAATTAGTTATATTCAGAAACAACAAAAAGCAGCACCGGGAAAACCATTCTTTTTATATTATTCTCCGGCAGCCGTTCATGCACCTCATCAAGTAGCTCAAAAATGGAGCGATCCTTACAAAGGAAAATTTGATGATGGTTGGGACGCTTACCGCGAAAAAACACTAGCCAATCAAAAGAAACTTGGTGTTATTCCTGCCGATGCTGTTTTACCGGAACGCAATTCACTTATTGCAGATTGGAAAAAATTAACACCGGATCAAAAGAAAGTATATTCAAAATTCATGGAAGTTTATGCCGGATATTTGACTTATACAGATTATGAAATTGGAAGATTGGTTACTTATTTAAAAGAAAGCAATCAGCTGGAAAACACTGTTGTTTTTGTTTTAATTGGCGATAACGGAGCAAGTAAAGAAGGAACATTGCAAGGAGCTGTAGACAGACAAACCTATGTAAATGGTGATACAGAAGAAAAAGTATTCCAAAATAACTTAAACAGAATTGGTGAAATTGGAACTCCTCAAACATACACCAATTATCCTTTGGGTTGGGCGCAAGCTACAAATACACCTTTCAAATATTGGAAACAAGATGCTAATTCTGAAGGAGGAACACATAATCCGTTGATTGTTTATTATCCAAAAGGAATCAAAACTCCGGGAATCAGAACGCAATACAGCCACGTAATTGATATTTTGCCAACAACTCTTGATATTTTGGGCGTTAAAGCACCGGAATCTATTAGAGAAGTTAAGCAAGACACGATTCAGGGATATTCATTTTACAATTCCTTGAATGATGCAAAAGCCGTTTCCTTGCATAAAATTCAACATTATTACATCTTTGGATCAAGAGCGATTTATAATGACGGTTGGAAAGCAGCTGCGGCACATCATCCAAATTCAATTGAAGTAAAAGAAGCTTTGAATAATAAAGCAAATCTTCCGCCAAGTGATTTTGACAAAGATGTTTGGGAATTGTACAACATCAACGAAGACTTCAACGAAAGAAAAGATTTGGCTAAAAAATACCCTGAAAAAGTAGCCGAATTAAAAAAACTCTTCGATCAGCAAGCCAAGAAAAACAACTTATACCCTTTAATAGACTGGCAGGATGTTTACCTGAGAAAAATACACAAAACGCCATCTACCGAAGGAAAATCTGCTCAGGAATTATTGACCAAAGCAAACAAGTAA
- a CDS encoding arylsulfatase — MKKFEINSKIKSPKNGLLITALLVAQLGFAQEKQEEFKGVIGKTLADSKEYWPEPVKAPQGTPNVIWILLDDVGFGASSAFGGLIQTPTFDQLANNGLRYTNFHTTAICAPTRAALLTGRNSGRVHESGFSHTILSAGFPGWDGRIPSDKGTIAEILRENGYNTFAVGKYGVTPDEDATDAGPFDRWPTGKGFDHFYGFLGSQTDQYNPDLVEDQVHVTPDGRHLSELITDKAISYIQKQQKAAPGKPFFLYYAPGAAHAPHQVATKWSDPYRGKFDKGWDAYREEVIANQKKLGVIPANAVLPERNPLITDWKKLSPDQKKVYARFMEVYAGFLTYTDYEVGRVVNYLKETNQLENTVIFVAIGDNGASKEGTTEGTINQSLFSQGTSDDENLKKNLANIDEIGTAKGLNTNYPLGWAQATNVPFKNWKQDAQSEGGTHNPLIVFYPKGIKEKGGIRNQYSHVTDLLPTTLDIAGIKAPEYIKNIKQDIIQGSSLYASLNDAKAESLHKVQYYYIFGNRAIYKDGWKAGAAHLPDSFALKNTLGKNEKPVASNFDADVWELYNLNEDFNERNNLAKKYPEKLAELKKVFDEQAKENNVYPLIDWQDVYNRRIHNSGADKGKTLQDLVKQVTKGGNTENSAKSGSSN, encoded by the coding sequence ATGAAAAAATTTGAAATTAACTCAAAAATCAAAAGCCCTAAAAATGGGCTTTTGATTACTGCATTGCTAGTTGCACAACTGGGCTTTGCACAAGAAAAACAAGAAGAATTTAAAGGTGTAATTGGTAAAACTCTAGCCGATTCTAAAGAATATTGGCCAGAGCCGGTAAAAGCTCCTCAAGGTACGCCAAACGTAATCTGGATTTTACTTGATGACGTAGGATTTGGAGCTTCAAGCGCTTTTGGAGGTTTGATTCAAACGCCAACATTTGACCAATTGGCAAATAACGGTTTGCGTTACACCAACTTTCACACCACTGCTATTTGTGCTCCTACTCGTGCGGCTTTATTAACCGGAAGAAATTCAGGAAGAGTGCACGAAAGCGGATTTTCACATACTATTTTATCTGCAGGTTTCCCGGGTTGGGATGGAAGAATTCCATCTGATAAAGGAACAATTGCAGAGATTTTACGTGAAAACGGATACAATACTTTTGCCGTTGGTAAATATGGCGTAACTCCAGACGAAGATGCTACAGATGCAGGACCATTTGACAGATGGCCAACCGGAAAAGGTTTTGACCATTTCTACGGATTCTTAGGTTCTCAAACAGATCAATACAATCCTGATTTAGTGGAAGATCAAGTTCACGTTACGCCAGACGGACGTCACTTAAGCGAATTGATCACAGATAAAGCAATTAGTTATATTCAAAAACAACAAAAAGCGGCACCTGGAAAACCATTCTTTTTGTACTATGCACCGGGAGCAGCGCACGCACCTCATCAGGTGGCTACAAAATGGAGCGATCCATATAGAGGAAAATTTGACAAAGGTTGGGATGCTTATCGCGAAGAAGTGATTGCAAACCAAAAGAAATTGGGTGTAATTCCTGCCAATGCGGTTTTACCGGAACGTAATCCGTTAATCACAGACTGGAAAAAACTAAGTCCGGATCAGAAAAAAGTTTATGCTCGCTTTATGGAAGTTTACGCAGGATTCCTAACATATACAGATTATGAAGTTGGAAGAGTTGTGAATTATCTAAAAGAAACTAATCAATTAGAAAACACTGTAATTTTCGTTGCAATTGGAGACAATGGAGCAAGTAAAGAAGGGACTACAGAAGGAACTATTAACCAAAGTTTATTTTCTCAAGGAACATCTGACGATGAAAATCTAAAGAAAAACTTAGCTAATATCGACGAAATTGGTACAGCAAAAGGTCTTAACACCAATTATCCATTAGGATGGGCACAAGCAACAAATGTTCCTTTCAAAAACTGGAAGCAAGATGCACAATCTGAAGGAGGAACACACAATCCGTTGATTGTTTTTTATCCAAAAGGAATCAAAGAAAAAGGCGGAATCAGAAACCAATACAGCCACGTTACGGATTTATTGCCAACAACTTTGGATATTGCAGGAATTAAAGCTCCAGAATATATTAAAAATATCAAACAAGATATTATTCAGGGATCTTCTTTATACGCTTCATTAAATGATGCTAAAGCAGAATCTTTACACAAAGTGCAATACTACTATATCTTCGGAAACAGAGCAATTTACAAAGATGGTTGGAAAGCCGGAGCAGCACATTTACCGGATTCATTTGCTTTAAAAAATACTTTGGGCAAAAATGAAAAACCTGTTGCAAGTAATTTTGATGCCGATGTTTGGGAATTATACAACTTAAACGAAGACTTCAACGAACGTAACAATCTTGCTAAAAAATACCCAGAAAAATTAGCTGAGCTTAAAAAAGTATTTGATGAGCAAGCCAAAGAAAATAACGTTTATCCGTTAATCGACTGGCAAGATGTATACAACAGAAGAATTCATAATTCTGGTGCAGACAAAGGAAAAACACTTCAGGATTTAGTAAAACAAGTAACTAAAGGCGGAAATACTGAAAACAGTGCAAAATCCGGAAGTTCTAACTAA
- a CDS encoding arylsulfatase, giving the protein MKKIKNNIASIKSPQKGLLITALIIAQLSFAQSKPDPNYKGVIGKTLADSKEYWPDPVKAPEGAPNVVWILLDDVGFGATSAFGGLINTPTLENLANNGLRYTNFHTTAICAPTRASLLTGRNPHAVHVGGFSHTATSAGFPGWDGRIPSSAGTIAEILRENGYNTFAVGKYGVTPDEDATDAGPFDRWPTGKGFDHFYGFLGSETDQYNPDLVEDQTWLNGNTRLNSSGKDKTKNEFIADLKGKHLSELITDKAITYIDRQKNAAPNKPFFLYYAPGATHSPHQVAKEWSDKYKGKFDEGWDIYRDKVLAKQKKLGLIPADAKLPTRDSYVKAWNTLSPDEKKLYARFMEIYAGYLEYTDYEISRIVNHLKTINQLDNTVFYIVLGDNGASKEGTESGTIDEPLFKKLFAKNSKEADLKNNLAKIDLLGTPDAIEGNYPYGWALAANTPFRNLKQDAHSEGGTRNPLIVYYPKGIKTPGIRNQYGHVNDILPTTLETIGIKAPAAIKGIAQDSIQGTSLAYSYADAKALSRHKIQYYYIFGSRALYKDGWKASAPHHPDFIDIIDNGALAKSTGPSTFDNDVWELYNLNTDFNERVNLAQKNPEKLKELLADFDDQAKKNNVYPFIDWIDVLKQRTHKKNK; this is encoded by the coding sequence ATGAAAAAAATAAAAAATAATATAGCAAGTATTAAATCGCCTCAAAAAGGGCTTTTGATTACTGCATTAATAATTGCGCAATTAAGCTTTGCACAATCAAAACCAGATCCTAATTACAAAGGTGTAATTGGTAAAACTCTGGCAGATTCTAAAGAATATTGGCCAGATCCCGTAAAAGCTCCGGAAGGCGCGCCTAACGTGGTTTGGATTTTATTAGACGATGTTGGATTTGGAGCTACAAGCGCTTTTGGAGGTTTAATCAACACGCCTACTTTGGAGAATTTAGCCAATAATGGTTTGCGTTATACCAACTTTCATACAACTGCAATTTGTGCACCAACACGTGCCAGTTTATTAACGGGTCGTAATCCGCATGCGGTTCATGTTGGAGGATTTTCGCATACGGCAACTTCAGCAGGTTTCCCGGGTTGGGACGGAAGAATTCCATCATCAGCAGGAACAATTGCCGAGATTTTACGCGAAAACGGATACAACACTTTTGCCGTTGGTAAATACGGAGTTACTCCGGATGAAGACGCTACAGATGCAGGACCGTTTGACAGATGGCCAACCGGAAAAGGTTTTGATCATTTCTATGGATTCTTAGGTTCTGAAACTGATCAATACAATCCTGATTTAGTCGAAGATCAAACTTGGTTAAACGGAAACACAAGATTAAATAGTTCCGGAAAAGATAAAACCAAAAACGAATTTATCGCCGATTTAAAAGGAAAACATTTAAGCGAATTAATTACTGATAAAGCAATTACATATATCGATCGTCAGAAAAATGCAGCGCCAAACAAACCTTTCTTTTTGTATTATGCGCCGGGAGCAACACATTCTCCTCATCAGGTGGCCAAAGAATGGAGCGATAAATACAAAGGCAAATTTGACGAAGGCTGGGATATTTACCGTGATAAAGTATTAGCAAAACAAAAGAAATTAGGTTTAATTCCTGCCGATGCAAAATTGCCAACGCGCGATTCTTATGTAAAAGCATGGAATACTTTATCTCCTGACGAAAAGAAATTATACGCTCGTTTTATGGAAATCTACGCTGGATATCTTGAATATACAGATTATGAAATAAGCCGAATCGTAAATCATCTGAAAACAATTAATCAATTGGACAATACGGTTTTCTATATTGTTTTAGGAGACAACGGTGCCAGTAAAGAAGGAACTGAATCCGGAACAATTGACGAACCATTGTTTAAAAAACTTTTTGCAAAAAATTCTAAAGAAGCTGATTTAAAAAATAATCTTGCCAAAATAGATTTACTGGGAACGCCAGATGCAATTGAAGGAAATTATCCTTACGGATGGGCATTAGCAGCAAATACTCCGTTTAGAAATTTAAAACAAGACGCACATTCTGAAGGAGGAACAAGAAATCCGTTGATTGTTTATTATCCAAAAGGAATTAAAACTCCCGGAATTCGTAACCAATACGGTCATGTAAATGATATTTTGCCAACGACTTTAGAAACTATCGGAATTAAAGCTCCGGCAGCAATTAAAGGAATTGCTCAGGATTCTATTCAGGGAACTTCATTGGCGTATTCTTATGCTGATGCAAAAGCGCTGTCAAGACATAAAATTCAATACTATTATATTTTTGGCTCAAGAGCACTTTACAAAGATGGATGGAAAGCTTCGGCGCCACATCATCCTGATTTTATTGACATTATTGATAATGGAGCTTTGGCTAAAAGTACAGGTCCAAGTACGTTTGACAACGACGTTTGGGAATTATACAACCTCAACACGGACTTTAACGAAAGAGTAAATCTGGCACAAAAAAATCCGGAAAAACTAAAAGAACTTCTAGCCGATTTTGACGATCAGGCCAAGAAAAATAACGTTTATCCTTTTATTGACTGGATAGATGTTTTGAAACAACGTACTCACAAGAAAAATAAATAA
- a CDS encoding DUF1254 domain-containing protein, with the protein MAAVKPLIKKGFFALVLVVIAVSFYYLTIWVTPYYVQKKFAEKSLGVINTPQFGNQPNAENSRVIPLPNPDFLYSTINYDLKDQVLKISGIVPDSTYWSISAYQENTTNYFVQNEEQVKAKFEYYLAPEGSTSEVLKNIPKEKIIYSPTTKGLILFRYLVSKAYTVKTLAELQHGVTVEKLVK; encoded by the coding sequence ATGGCAGCAGTAAAACCACTTATCAAAAAAGGCTTCTTTGCCTTGGTACTTGTAGTAATTGCAGTAAGCTTTTATTACTTAACAATTTGGGTAACTCCTTATTATGTTCAGAAGAAATTTGCAGAGAAAAGTTTGGGTGTTATCAATACGCCTCAATTTGGAAATCAGCCAAATGCTGAAAACAGCCGAGTGATTCCGTTACCGAATCCTGACTTTTTGTATTCGACAATTAATTATGATTTGAAAGATCAGGTATTGAAAATTTCAGGTATAGTGCCAGATTCTACTTATTGGTCGATCTCGGCTTATCAGGAAAACACGACCAATTATTTTGTTCAGAATGAAGAACAGGTAAAAGCAAAATTCGAATATTATTTAGCTCCGGAAGGAAGTACTTCTGAAGTATTGAAAAATATTCCGAAAGAAAAAATCATCTATAGTCCAACAACTAAAGGATTGATTCTGTTTCGTTATTTAGTTTCGAAAGCATATACGGTAAAAACTCTGGCTGAATTGCAACATGGCGTTACGGTAGAGAAATTAGTGAAGTAG
- a CDS encoding DUF1214 domain-containing protein: MALNQKIKKIGLAVALIILSIILGSAVGVYNIKSGKSDSQRIIGNWQTVDKDKDLNTADLLTIAQVAVYGPYALTKKEVIYVSTSTDSEGNELDPKADYIISGKKLNAKYWSITAYDENGFLIKNPISKYSYNLENVKYEADSTSYKINLSGTEKKENWLPTSDAKKTTLIIRLYLPSDELRNNLTVETLPTIQKVK, translated from the coding sequence ATGGCTTTAAATCAAAAAATAAAAAAGATAGGACTTGCGGTTGCATTAATTATTCTGTCTATTATATTGGGAAGTGCCGTTGGTGTTTACAACATTAAATCCGGCAAAAGCGACTCGCAACGCATTATTGGAAATTGGCAAACTGTCGATAAAGACAAAGATCTTAACACTGCCGATTTGCTTACAATTGCACAAGTTGCGGTTTATGGACCTTATGCTTTAACTAAAAAAGAAGTGATTTATGTAAGTACAAGCACTGATAGCGAAGGAAATGAATTAGATCCTAAAGCTGATTATATCATAAGCGGAAAAAAACTAAACGCTAAATATTGGAGCATTACGGCTTATGATGAAAACGGTTTTTTAATTAAAAACCCAATCAGCAAATACAGCTATAATCTTGAAAATGTAAAGTACGAAGCTGATAGTACTTCTTATAAAATCAACCTTTCGGGAACTGAGAAAAAAGAAAATTGGCTTCCAACCAGCGATGCCAAAAAAACAACTTTAATCATTCGTTTGTATTTACCATCTGATGAGCTTAGAAACAATTTAACTGTTGAAACGCTTCCAACAATTCAGAAGGTAAAATAA
- a CDS encoding sterol desaturase family protein codes for MAIVQREKLTKDLLISLLIYSLPVVAIFLYFKLTNGVVAESHIGLPSFLEFSKPAFEHIRTWGLTVFMLVLGFIEFAAGLYDDQWTGQERKVDIICFLAPKLLLPPVIAFFSLTALPYLIPNLANTLSWVPFWGGFFLIAIADDLTQYWYHRLHHQVPFLWRFHRTHHSAPYMGMAMASRQNFIYTVFFSQIYLTATLTYLGLGLPALFVLVIKSIITLGAHSSLAWDKPFYKYKVLHPIAWVLERLISTPATHHAHHADTSGDGVGHFKGNFGNMFFIWDVIFGTGLITRKFPESYGTKSYKQEEWYAQFLWPIFKSKKEGSPLAEGVIAFPLKTKPVEIAEPTQVLEQA; via the coding sequence ATGGCAATAGTACAACGAGAAAAACTAACAAAAGATTTATTGATCAGTCTTTTAATATACAGTTTGCCTGTAGTGGCAATTTTCCTTTATTTTAAATTAACAAATGGTGTTGTGGCAGAATCGCACATTGGATTACCATCATTTTTAGAATTTTCTAAACCCGCATTCGAACATATCAGAACCTGGGGATTAACCGTTTTCATGCTAGTTCTGGGATTTATTGAATTTGCAGCAGGTTTATACGACGATCAATGGACTGGTCAGGAACGCAAAGTAGATATCATTTGTTTTCTTGCTCCAAAATTGCTTTTACCGCCTGTAATTGCATTTTTCAGCTTAACAGCTTTACCATATTTAATTCCGAATTTAGCCAATACACTTTCATGGGTTCCGTTTTGGGGAGGGTTTTTCCTTATTGCAATTGCCGATGATTTAACACAATACTGGTACCACCGTTTACATCATCAAGTTCCGTTTTTATGGAGATTCCACAGAACGCATCATTCGGCTCCATATATGGGAATGGCGATGGCTTCAAGACAAAACTTTATTTATACGGTTTTCTTTTCTCAAATTTATTTGACTGCAACTTTAACTTATTTAGGTTTAGGATTGCCTGCATTATTTGTTTTGGTAATCAAAAGTATCATCACTTTAGGAGCACATTCAAGCCTTGCATGGGACAAACCATTCTACAAATACAAAGTTTTACATCCGATTGCCTGGGTTTTAGAGCGCTTGATTTCTACTCCTGCAACACACCACGCGCATCACGCAGATACTAGCGGTGACGGAGTTGGACACTTTAAAGGAAACTTTGGAAACATGTTTTTTATCTGGGATGTAATTTTCGGAACTGGATTAATCACGCGTAAATTCCCGGAATCATACGGTACAAAATCATACAAACAAGAAGAATGGTACGCACAATTTTTGTGGCCAATATTCAAATCTAAAAAAGAAGGAAGTCCGCTTGCCGAAGGTGTAATAGCGTTTCCATTAAAAACTAAACCCGTAGAAATTGCTGAACCAACTCAGGTTTTAGAGCAGGCTTAA
- a CDS encoding thioredoxin domain-containing protein, with protein sequence MKKNKIIRNSITTLILFLSIVGFSQEKSPTTVSLDVYYTKIQSEKKPQIIDARGPEEFALNHINGAVNFNLESKDYADQVAKLDKTKPVFTYSIGAGRSVWLAEALLKNGFKEAYSLEGGIANWIGNGKPFYANSKSKLTLAEYKKIIAENKDVLVDIGSIYCGACKKVKPVLETIKAQYGSNLKVVEIDLEDSPQVIADLKTVKVFPTLILYKDGKIVFKKEGLGDLKNDVDLALAAK encoded by the coding sequence ATGAAAAAAAACAAAATAATAAGAAACAGTATTACAACCCTAATACTGTTTCTATCAATCGTTGGATTTTCGCAAGAAAAAAGCCCAACTACAGTTTCATTAGACGTGTATTATACCAAAATTCAAAGCGAGAAAAAGCCTCAAATAATTGATGCTCGCGGTCCCGAAGAATTTGCATTGAACCATATTAATGGTGCGGTAAATTTTAATCTCGAATCTAAAGATTATGCGGATCAAGTAGCAAAATTAGACAAAACAAAACCTGTATTCACCTACTCTATTGGCGCAGGGAGAAGTGTTTGGTTAGCCGAAGCTTTACTTAAAAACGGTTTCAAAGAAGCATATAGTCTTGAAGGTGGAATCGCCAACTGGATTGGAAACGGAAAGCCTTTTTATGCTAATTCTAAAAGCAAATTAACCCTTGCCGAATACAAAAAAATCATTGCCGAAAACAAAGATGTTTTGGTAGATATTGGATCTATATATTGTGGCGCTTGCAAAAAAGTAAAACCAGTTTTAGAAACTATCAAAGCACAATACGGCTCTAATCTAAAAGTAGTAGAAATTGATCTTGAAGACAGTCCGCAAGTAATCGCCGATTTAAAAACAGTAAAAGTTTTCCCTACTTTGATTTTATACAAAGACGGAAAAATTGTCTTTAAAAAAGAAGGATTAGGCGATTTGAAAAATGATGTTGATTTGGCTTTGGCTGCTAAGTAA